The following nucleotide sequence is from Psychroflexus torquis ATCC 700755.
TTCGAGAATGTTGACCAATCTACAGTATTATTAGCTCCAGCCACAAAACGCATTTGAGTTACAGTCGTAGGCAAAACATCACCACTGCCTAAATCTTCAATATCAAAGCTAAAAACAGATAGTGTACTTGTATTGGAAGCAACAACAGTATTTACTCCCACTTGAGTTGAAGGAGCAACAACTTCTGAAGTTTGATCATAAAGAAATTCCCCCTGAAGTTTAACGTTGTCAATACGATTATTACCACCTGCATTAGTCGCACCATTAAAGGTGATTCGAATAATTAAATTGGGTTGATTGTTTGCAAGAGGAGCTTCGTTTGAAATATCTAGACTTAAGATTGCCCCTGGATTAAGAGCTGGGGTGTAATCAAGATTAGAAAGATTTGTAAAGTTTAGACCTCCATCAATAGAATATTGTATTTGGTTATCATCAAATCCTGTTGGTGTGCGTCTTGACCAAAATGAAAGTGATAAATTTTCATAACCCTCTGAAGAAAAATTAAAATCAATATGTCTACCGTTATTAGCCAGACCAGCGGCACCAGTTGGTCTAAAAGATTGTCCTACAGTACTACCAACACAGGCATTGGAACTAGTGCCAAGATTAGATTCTACACTTACAAAATTATGAGTAATTATGCCATTCCCAGTTGCTCTATTCGCATTAGAGAGAGGAGTGGTATTGAAATTTGCACCTCCACCATTAAAATCCCAGCAATGGATAACCTCTTGGGCATTTGTGACTTGAATGGATAGAAAGAATAAAACCAATGACCCTAATAATTTGGTAGATAATAGTTTTCTCATGATTAGAGTCTATTTGTTCCAAAAATTAAAAAATTAGATTTAAAAAGTCTATTAAAGATAACCTAAAAAGGTATACTTCCCTCACAGTCAGATATTTTTAAACAGTAAGAGTTAATTGACATGACTATCAGATTCTCTACACCTTACTTTTCCATTTACAAGAAACGGCTGCTATAACTGTCTTTTCAAAGACCAAATCAAAAGATCTTCTGTTGGATTTGTAATGAAATTCATTGAGATAACTCTGGAGGTAATCGCTTCCAATAGACTGGTGTATGTCCCTTAGAACTCTCTTTGCATTACTAATTGCAATATGCACCCAATGTAAAAAATTCCCTGTTTGGCTTTTTATATCCATTACAACTGATACCAAATTAAATTTATAATGTCATATAAATAAATTTAATTATACTACGACGTAGCTCAGCAGAGGTTTTTTGATTGATTAAATTAAAAAGTAATTAGCATAGCTTTAGTTACGGTCATTATTTTTGATGAAAAGCAGGCGAAAAAAGCCTGTGCCGAATTCGTCTTGGTAAAACGATTTATTGCGACATTATAGGTTTAATTTGGTATGATTCATAATTAGCTAAATTTTCCTTGATATCATTATAGTTGTTCACCCCATCTGTTGTAGCTGATGATTGTCTATCAATTGCTTTATCTATTTGCTTATTAGTAGTTTCTAAAGAAATATTTCCAATAACTGCACTTTTATATGCCCTACCTTTTTATTTAGCTTATTTTTATATTTTTCCGATGGCTCGACAGTCTTCGATTTCGGCATTAACAATACTCCTATTTTTTTTTGGATTCCCTTTCCTCGTTTATATTTACCCTTATTTTCTTTAAGTTCAATAGCAATTCTTTCACAGCTATGCTTACCAGGCTCTATTTCAAAAAAACCTCATCAAGTTCATCGACAAGAGTGTGTCTATCATCTCTTTTACTCATTTCATAGCGTATTTTTTGAAACATCTACCGCATAGGCTTATAGTAGCAATGACTTAATTGTAGATATACCTCTAAAGAAAAATAGCTTTTTTCTACCGTGGAACATCATTAAGCATCATTACAAAATTAGATTAATAGTATGCAAGCTAAGTTCTGTGCTATAGAGTATCATTTTTCAAAGATGTTCTATGCTCACAGTTCTTACATTGGTATTGATCTCTCCTAGAAAGCCAATAATGCTCTTAATGATTACATTTATTGCATTTGATACCCAGTTTTCCATTTCTAATTTAAAATGGACCTTATACCATAGAGAAATTGCATAACATCTAAATAATTAAATGTTATGCAAGGAATCCAATAGTCATATTAATTTAAGTAATAAAGACAAGCAACTAAAATAAAATCTTCAATACCACAATTAATCCCGTATAATTTCAGGATTTATAAAGTTTGGATTTGAAAAAGCAGACTTTACGTTTTTAATTGATTTTAAATTTAATATTTTGTTCAGACAATTCATCAATCAATTCATTACAAATTTGTACTTTTTGTGTCTTGCTCGGCATGTGAATTTTAATCTTGGCTTGCATTTCATACAC
It contains:
- a CDS encoding transposase, encoding MDIKSQTGNFLHWVHIAISNAKRVLRDIHQSIGSDYLQSYLNEFHYKSNRRSFDLVFEKTVIAAVSCKWKSKV